One stretch of Candidatus Saccharibacteria bacterium oral taxon 488 DNA includes these proteins:
- the dnaB gene encoding replicative DNA helicase → MSETTQTETIAGKLPPQNLDAEKSLLGAILIDEEVLADAAEIVKPNDFYDKNHGLIFAGMMRLFEKHKPVDLLTLTDELKRKDELELIGGSAYLTELTNYVPTAAHAAAYAEMVAQTAVRRRLIKASSGITELGYDESTTTQELLEKAEAELFSVSDQSLKQDLVSLESILTDSFDRIEELHRNKGSLRGMRTGYRDLDTMTAGLQKSDLIILAARPAMGKTTLVTNLAYNVATIEKKPVLFFSLEMSKEQLTDRMLADAAGVDSWNIRTGNLSGDDFEKLSEAMGEMAEAPIYIDDTPGLSILEMRTKARRLAHEGEIGLIIVDYLQLMQATNNHNGNRVQEVSEISRGLKLIARELNVPLIALSQLSRSVESRTPPIPQLADLRESGSIEQDADIVSFIYRPGYYEPDNPEVQNITDLIIAKHRNGPVGKIQLYFHPERLRFMSLDRKHD, encoded by the coding sequence ATGAGCGAAACAACCCAAACCGAGACCATAGCGGGCAAATTGCCGCCCCAAAACCTGGACGCTGAAAAAAGCCTGCTCGGCGCAATTCTCATCGACGAGGAAGTCCTAGCCGACGCCGCGGAAATAGTCAAACCGAACGACTTTTATGATAAAAACCACGGGCTAATTTTCGCTGGTATGATGCGGCTATTTGAAAAACATAAGCCAGTTGACCTCTTGACCTTGACCGATGAACTCAAGCGCAAGGACGAGCTGGAACTCATCGGTGGCTCGGCGTATTTGACGGAGCTCACCAACTACGTGCCGACAGCAGCGCACGCAGCGGCGTACGCCGAAATGGTGGCGCAAACAGCGGTGCGGCGGCGCTTAATCAAGGCCAGCAGCGGCATCACCGAACTCGGCTATGACGAATCGACGACGACCCAGGAATTATTAGAAAAAGCCGAGGCCGAATTATTCAGCGTCTCCGACCAGTCATTGAAACAGGATCTGGTCAGCCTGGAAAGTATCTTGACCGACAGCTTTGACCGTATCGAGGAGCTTCACCGCAACAAGGGCAGCCTGCGCGGTATGCGGACTGGCTACCGCGATCTGGACACCATGACAGCGGGCCTGCAGAAGTCGGATTTGATTATCCTGGCCGCCCGTCCAGCCATGGGTAAGACGACGTTGGTGACTAACCTAGCCTACAACGTAGCGACGATCGAGAAAAAGCCGGTGCTGTTTTTCAGCCTCGAGATGAGCAAGGAGCAGCTGACCGATCGTATGTTGGCGGATGCGGCCGGCGTTGATAGCTGGAATATTCGTACCGGTAATTTGAGCGGCGATGATTTTGAGAAATTATCCGAAGCCATGGGCGAGATGGCAGAAGCGCCGATTTACATTGACGATACGCCGGGCCTCAGCATTCTGGAAATGCGCACCAAAGCTCGCCGTTTAGCGCACGAAGGCGAAATTGGCCTGATCATCGTCGACTACCTGCAGCTGATGCAGGCCACCAACAATCACAACGGTAACCGCGTCCAGGAAGTGTCGGAAATTTCCCGCGGCCTAAAGTTGATCGCCCGTGAGCTCAACGTGCCGCTGATTGCCCTCAGTCAGCTGAGCCGTTCGGTCGAGTCGCGCACGCCGCCAATTCCGCAGCTGGCCGACCTGCGCGAGTCTGGCTCCATCGAGCAGGACGCCGATATCGTTAGCTTTATTTACCGCCCAGGCTATTACGAACCGGACAATCCGGAA
- the dnaX gene encoding DNA polymerase III subunit gamma/tau, protein MSQALYRKYRSRSLDEVLGQDHVTNILRRALEQGKIAHAYLLTGPRGVGKTSVARILAHEINQLPYDEDASHLDIIEIDAASNNGVDDIRTLREKAQVAPVSAPKKIYIIDEVHMLSKPAFNALLKTLEEPPAHVVFILATTDADKLPATILSRVQQFFFRPIPTDIMARQLMTIAEKEGFSIEEDAARLIAERSRGGFRDGISMLDQLSALADANKPLNSANVAQYLGLSAAETLENLLELYQQRDASGALSLLDELEQAGTDPVVLSRQLLSLLRARLHQRPELITLVKQLIEIDRHPHPDLKLLTIFMDNREQVTDTSPELISPSITSPKTTAKPPLTISKSPIDKPESSAADTETPAAQPAENLPKTTPKNQQTNDSKSKEAVGAATPADNQPTSDNPPTSATDIDWDKIIALAKEQSFAIATLLQHCSWQRNGNTLTLYVGNAFNKKKLDDAKNRPLIATIVQQVTGTELDIATIGQKAPPKDAELAKIAELMGGGEEVNLEELS, encoded by the coding sequence ATGAGTCAAGCACTGTACCGCAAATATCGCAGTCGCAGCTTGGACGAGGTGTTGGGACAAGATCATGTGACCAACATTTTGCGCCGAGCGCTGGAGCAGGGTAAAATCGCCCATGCGTATTTACTGACGGGTCCGCGCGGCGTGGGCAAGACCAGCGTAGCGCGAATTTTAGCGCATGAAATCAATCAGTTACCGTACGATGAGGATGCCTCGCACCTGGATATTATTGAAATTGACGCCGCCAGCAACAACGGTGTCGACGACATCCGCACCCTGCGCGAAAAAGCCCAAGTCGCGCCCGTTTCCGCACCGAAAAAAATTTACATCATCGACGAAGTTCACATGTTGTCCAAGCCTGCCTTTAACGCACTGCTAAAGACCCTAGAGGAACCGCCAGCGCACGTGGTGTTTATCCTGGCGACCACCGACGCCGACAAGCTGCCCGCCACCATCCTCAGCCGCGTCCAGCAATTTTTCTTCCGCCCCATTCCGACAGACATCATGGCGCGCCAGTTGATGACTATTGCCGAAAAAGAGGGCTTTAGTATCGAGGAAGACGCTGCACGGTTGATCGCTGAGCGTTCGCGCGGCGGGTTTCGCGACGGCATCAGCATGCTTGATCAATTGTCAGCATTGGCGGACGCTAACAAACCACTGAACTCAGCCAATGTAGCTCAGTATCTGGGACTGAGCGCCGCTGAAACGCTGGAAAATCTGCTGGAGTTGTACCAGCAGCGCGACGCTTCTGGGGCGCTGAGTTTGCTGGATGAACTAGAGCAAGCTGGCACCGATCCGGTCGTCCTGTCCCGTCAATTATTGTCGCTACTGCGAGCACGCTTACATCAGCGGCCAGAGTTAATTACATTAGTCAAGCAGCTAATCGAGATCGACCGCCATCCGCATCCGGACTTGAAATTATTGACGATATTTATGGACAATAGGGAACAGGTGACCGACACATCGCCCGAGCTGATATCGCCGTCGATCACCAGTCCCAAAACCACAGCCAAACCGCCACTCACCATTTCCAAATCGCCAATAGATAAGCCAGAGTCATCGGCAGCTGATACAGAAACACCAGCCGCGCAGCCAGCAGAAAATTTGCCAAAAACTACCCCAAAGAATCAGCAAACTAATGACTCTAAGAGTAAGGAAGCCGTAGGCGCCGCCACCCCGGCAGACAATCAACCAACGTCGGACAATCCGCCGACCTCCGCCACAGACATCGACTGGGATAAAATCATCGCCCTGGCCAAAGAACAGTCGTTCGCTATTGCGACATTGTTGCAACACTGCAGTTGGCAACGAAACGGCAACACCTTGACCCTGTACGTCGGTAATGCCTTTAATAAAAAGAAACTAGATGATGCCAAGAATCGCCCGCTTATTGCGACAATTGTGCAACAAGTCACCGGCACTGAACTGGATATTGCGACAATCGGACAAAAAGCCCCGCCCAAAGACGCCGAGCTTGCGAAAATTGCCGAGCTAATGGGCGGCGGCGAAGAAGTTAACCTGGAGGAATTATCATGA
- a CDS encoding DUF2797 domain-containing protein has protein sequence MNQNPHFVYLAYFAPEVIKVGISQEERGIRRLLEQGARLAVKLETFASALIARQYEAKIAGLDGIIEMVAASKKLGMIKQPLDTAAAEQALADTLIRIQQKLGLDFPNRTLIMCDEYFHTDGRDLSSVIDMTGHKTMAGVVISVIGSVLITDYDGQLLAYNVKKFIGYQAQTIDGAINIEIPSTQLALF, from the coding sequence ATTAATCAAAACCCGCACTTCGTCTATCTGGCATATTTCGCGCCGGAAGTTATCAAAGTCGGCATCTCGCAGGAAGAGCGCGGCATTCGGCGGCTGCTGGAGCAGGGAGCGCGCCTGGCGGTGAAGCTGGAAACGTTTGCTTCGGCGTTGATCGCCCGGCAGTATGAGGCGAAAATAGCCGGCCTGGACGGCATCATAGAAATGGTGGCTGCCAGCAAAAAGCTAGGGATGATCAAGCAGCCGCTCGATACTGCAGCGGCGGAGCAGGCCCTAGCTGACACGCTGATACGCATTCAGCAAAAACTGGGGCTGGATTTTCCAAATCGGACGCTCATCATGTGCGACGAGTATTTTCACACGGACGGTCGAGACCTCAGTAGTGTGATTGATATGACGGGGCATAAAACCATGGCTGGCGTCGTCATCAGCGTCATCGGCTCGGTACTCATCACCGACTACGATGGACAGCTGCTGGCATACAACGTGAAAAAATTCATCGGCTACCAGGCGCAAACAATTGACGGCGCCATTAACATCGAAATACCCAGCACACAGTTGGCGCTGTTTTAA